A single region of the Silene latifolia isolate original U9 population chromosome 8, ASM4854445v1, whole genome shotgun sequence genome encodes:
- the LOC141595282 gene encoding uncharacterized protein LOC141595282 produces the protein MSVTSLGLVLKSPQGDLIAQAISYEFKATNNEVEYEALIAGLKGILPNDKNEARALKIKAYTYTIINNMLFKKSQAGPYLRCLEPHEAKQVIEDIHDGYCGNHKCGRSLASKVLRTGYFWPTLRADCITYISKGEACQIHSPYIHQPSELLHYISAP, from the exons atgagtGTAACTAGCCTAGGATTAGTattgaaatcaccacagggagacctaattgctcAAGCTATTAGTTATGAGttcaaagcaacaaacaatgaagTTGAATATGAggccctgatagctggactcaag GGGATACTTCCTAATGATAAGAATGAGGCaagggccctaaaaatcaaagccTACACCTATACTATTATCAATAATATGTTGTTCAAAAAGTcacaggctggaccttacctgcGTTGCCTGGAACCTCATGAAGCCAAACAAGTTATAGAGGACATCCATGATGggtactgtggaaatcacaagtGCGGCAGAAGCCTGGCGAGCAAAGTTCTAaggacaggctacttctggccaaccctTAGAGCTGACTGCATAACCTACATCTCCAAaggcgaagcctgccaaatccaTTCTCCATAcatccaccaaccatcagagctactacattaCATCTCAGCTCCCTAG